A part of Paludisphaera rhizosphaerae genomic DNA contains:
- a CDS encoding DUF4142 domain-containing protein: MLSVASGHPGALHHAHAMTARAARTATPAAQTMNMNSDAMSPNAAPTDMTQVTGGGLVNVPAAPVYSDVTALQSAASANNLVVFLSQFEALAGSNASTQQLALSILNDSRNVDMAMDNFAGGIAVTLPGNVVGNDAVLAQQMIAAQKVGNVDQAYSSLIVQAEASLVNQVSQLATSAQDASIRAFAAGILPTVQADLAAAQGTGTLAPVGSTPYSSTLDASDLNTLSTYYAINVMEVFLAQITLLVTKPSSIALYSAKLIGDHEQGAVVLGDYAASTGTYLPAAIPAGNASMADAVVAATRTIRPRSTARYNQVYLNQMIMGHTDAFKFTSQVIGTSQNPTLKQFALNVQPTIYMHLISAKTLRRVSN; encoded by the coding sequence ATGCTGTCCGTCGCATCGGGACACCCCGGGGCCTTGCACCACGCGCACGCCATGACAGCCCGGGCGGCGCGAACCGCGACGCCGGCCGCCCAGACGATGAACATGAACTCGGACGCGATGAGTCCGAATGCGGCCCCGACGGACATGACCCAGGTCACGGGCGGCGGGCTCGTCAACGTTCCGGCCGCTCCCGTCTACTCCGACGTCACGGCCCTGCAGAGCGCCGCCAGCGCCAACAACCTGGTCGTCTTCCTGAGCCAGTTTGAGGCCCTCGCGGGGTCCAACGCGTCGACCCAGCAGTTGGCGCTCTCGATCCTCAATGACTCCCGCAACGTCGACATGGCGATGGACAACTTCGCAGGCGGGATCGCGGTGACGCTCCCCGGCAACGTCGTGGGCAACGACGCGGTCCTCGCCCAGCAGATGATCGCCGCCCAGAAGGTGGGGAACGTCGACCAGGCCTACTCCAGCCTGATCGTCCAGGCCGAGGCGAGTCTGGTCAATCAGGTCTCCCAACTGGCGACGAGCGCCCAGGACGCGTCGATCCGCGCCTTCGCCGCGGGCATCCTCCCGACGGTGCAGGCGGACCTGGCTGCCGCGCAGGGGACGGGGACGCTCGCCCCGGTCGGCAGCACGCCGTACAGCAGCACGCTCGACGCGTCCGACCTCAACACGCTCTCGACGTACTACGCGATCAACGTCATGGAGGTCTTCCTCGCCCAGATCACCCTGCTCGTCACGAAGCCCAGCTCGATCGCGCTCTATTCGGCCAAGCTGATCGGCGACCATGAGCAGGGTGCGGTGGTCCTCGGCGACTACGCCGCCAGCACGGGGACCTACCTCCCCGCCGCGATCCCGGCCGGTAACGCATCGATGGCGGACGCCGTCGTGGCCGCGACCCGCACCATCCGCCCCAGGAGCACAGCCCGCTACAACCAGGTCTATCTCAATCAGATGATCATGGGGCACACCGACGCCTTCAAGTTCACCTCGCAGGTCATCGGCACGTCGCAGAACCCCACGTTGAAGCAGTTCGCCCTCAACGTCCAGCCGACCATCTACATGCACCTGATCTCCGCCAAAACTCTCCGGCGCGTCTCCAACTGA
- a CDS encoding acyltransferase family protein, with protein sequence MPLSSTLEKRAAVASLRSAPVKKTRYVAALDGLRALAVGSVMFAHAGYPLIRELGWLGVDLFFVLSGFLITSLLIEERRATGGIDLARFWGRRLLRLMPTYWLYILGLSLLMAFGGGWTREVGGWTPGAYLRSLWFYYSNYAPLGVWEYQPLGVHLWSLAVEEQFYVLWPIFMTFIPGGAAATTAAWLIFGAMVSRNLFLSPFPEYSLDTRGVSIVLGCAVALSLAHWPRLGARLRRRGVVEGAALGCFALGVIVSGAKANHLFGMGGVFRLFLPIFSVGFAVLAASIWEGATGPVVRFLSWPPLVYLGRISYGIYLYHLLALHLMAHIPREFHASHPYLSDFVGFLVFTTTTLALAVLSYRLIETRFLRLKAHLKPRTVDRGEDFHPPRPQGGFLSEGRLVQG encoded by the coding sequence ATGCCATTATCAAGCACGCTTGAAAAAAGAGCCGCTGTCGCGTCCCTGAGGTCCGCGCCGGTCAAGAAGACGCGATACGTCGCGGCCCTCGACGGCCTTCGAGCGTTGGCGGTGGGGTCGGTGATGTTCGCCCATGCGGGGTACCCCCTGATTCGCGAACTGGGGTGGCTGGGCGTGGATCTCTTTTTCGTGCTCAGCGGGTTTCTGATCACGTCGCTGTTGATCGAGGAAAGACGGGCGACCGGCGGGATCGACCTGGCCCGGTTCTGGGGGCGTCGGCTGCTGCGGCTGATGCCGACCTACTGGCTTTATATCCTCGGCCTGTCGCTCCTGATGGCCTTCGGCGGAGGATGGACGCGCGAAGTCGGCGGATGGACCCCGGGCGCTTACTTGCGGTCGCTCTGGTTCTACTACTCGAACTACGCCCCCTTGGGCGTGTGGGAATACCAACCGCTAGGGGTCCACCTTTGGTCGTTGGCGGTGGAGGAGCAGTTCTACGTCCTCTGGCCCATTTTCATGACGTTCATCCCAGGCGGTGCGGCAGCCACGACCGCCGCCTGGTTGATCTTCGGAGCCATGGTGAGCCGTAATCTCTTCCTGTCGCCGTTTCCGGAGTACTCACTGGACACCCGCGGCGTCTCGATCGTGCTCGGCTGCGCTGTCGCACTCAGCCTCGCCCACTGGCCGAGGTTGGGTGCACGGCTCCGACGCCGCGGCGTCGTGGAAGGGGCCGCGCTCGGGTGCTTCGCGCTGGGGGTCATTGTCAGCGGAGCGAAGGCGAACCACCTCTTCGGCATGGGAGGCGTGTTCCGGCTCTTCCTGCCGATCTTCTCGGTGGGTTTCGCCGTCCTGGCGGCCTCAATCTGGGAGGGTGCGACGGGCCCCGTAGTCCGGTTCCTTTCCTGGCCGCCTCTGGTCTACCTGGGACGAATCTCCTACGGGATCTACCTCTACCACCTCCTCGCCTTGCACCTGATGGCGCACATTCCACGGGAATTCCACGCGTCGCATCCGTACCTGAGCGACTTCGTCGGCTTCCTCGTCTTCACGACGACGACGCTCGCCCTGGCGGTTCTCAGTTACCGACTGATCGAGACGAGGTTCCTGCGTCTCAAGGCTCACCTGAAGCCGCGGACCGTCGACAGGGGCGAGGATTTCCATCCCCCCAGGCCTCAAGGCGGGTTCCTGAGCGAAGGCCGACTGGTCCAGGGATAA
- a CDS encoding rhodanese-like domain-containing protein has protein sequence MRHAIALTVALIAGVGLVRAEDQTFPNITHEELLKAIEAKQVTLLDANGSESYAEGHIPKAIDFEKQGKDLAAKLPADKSSLIVAYCGNEQCTAYRAAAKAAKELGYTNIKHYAKGIVGWKKSGAKIEAN, from the coding sequence ATGCGTCACGCCATCGCCCTGACCGTCGCCCTGATTGCCGGTGTCGGTCTCGTCCGCGCTGAGGACCAGACCTTCCCGAACATCACCCACGAAGAGCTGCTCAAGGCCATCGAGGCCAAGCAGGTCACGCTGCTGGACGCCAACGGCTCCGAGTCGTACGCCGAAGGGCACATCCCCAAGGCCATCGACTTCGAGAAGCAGGGCAAGGACCTGGCCGCCAAGCTGCCGGCCGACAAGTCCTCGCTGATCGTCGCCTACTGCGGCAACGAGCAGTGCACCGCCTACCGCGCCGCCGCCAAGGCCGCCAAGGAACTGGGCTACACCAACATCAAGCATTACGCCAAGGGCATCGTCGGCTGGAAGAAGTCGGGCGCCAAGATCGAGGCCAACTGA
- a CDS encoding anti-sigma factor yields MTEARYHELLSRLLDGEPSEAEAEELRKELERDPALLRDLSEHLTLSEMIAHELDPKRTADAFWQGVQSRLNAGESIGSAGPASRRIRLRLAAAVAACVLAAVGVASFWSRREAGPVPGRGDAGVQRVSLRGEVVCAHCVLHQAEECRPVVRVHEADHDETIALSDNAVCRDFYRTQGCGRKPVPVIAEGVMRAEDGRPLLAATRLEIVH; encoded by the coding sequence ATGACCGAGGCTCGGTATCACGAACTGCTCAGCCGGCTGCTCGACGGCGAACCGTCCGAGGCCGAGGCCGAGGAGCTGCGCAAAGAGCTTGAACGCGACCCCGCCCTGCTCCGCGACCTGAGCGAGCACCTCACCCTCTCGGAGATGATCGCCCACGAACTGGACCCGAAGCGCACGGCCGACGCCTTCTGGCAGGGCGTGCAGTCTCGGCTCAACGCCGGCGAGTCGATCGGGTCCGCCGGGCCGGCGTCGCGCCGCATTCGGCTGCGGCTGGCCGCGGCAGTCGCGGCGTGTGTCCTGGCCGCGGTCGGGGTCGCCTCGTTCTGGTCGCGACGTGAAGCCGGGCCGGTTCCGGGACGCGGCGACGCGGGCGTGCAGCGGGTCTCGCTCCGGGGCGAGGTCGTCTGCGCCCACTGCGTCCTCCACCAGGCCGAAGAATGCCGGCCCGTGGTCCGCGTCCACGAGGCGGACCACGACGAAACGATCGCCCTGAGCGACAACGCCGTCTGCCGAGACTTCTACCGCACCCAGGGATGCGGCCGAAAGCCCGTCCCCGTCATCGCCGAGGGGGTCATGCGAGCCGAGGACGGGCGACCGCTCCTCGCCGCCACCCGCCTGGAGATCGTCCACTGA
- a CDS encoding sigma-70 family RNA polymerase sigma factor, translating to MQPSRDATSDVRMRTGALPRPRGPAPGDDRVATLESLVREHQAGVRAFLRAIGVNAASVDDLAQETFLVAYRKLDDRDPDRSAGPWLRGIARHLAANEIRKVGRRSRLIAGGLADLLIDRADPDRETPSEEWIEAMRACLRELPDAGRELLVRRYADGEPAEAMAARLQVRADALRQKLLRLRQAVKGCVERKTGMWR from the coding sequence TTGCAACCGAGCCGCGATGCGACGTCGGACGTTCGGATGCGGACCGGCGCCCTGCCGCGGCCGAGGGGCCCCGCGCCGGGCGACGACCGCGTGGCGACGTTGGAATCGCTGGTGCGGGAGCATCAGGCCGGGGTGCGCGCGTTCCTCCGCGCGATAGGGGTGAACGCCGCCTCGGTGGACGACCTCGCGCAGGAGACGTTCCTCGTCGCCTATCGGAAGCTCGACGACCGCGACCCCGACCGCAGCGCCGGGCCGTGGCTCCGCGGCATCGCCCGGCACCTGGCCGCCAACGAGATTCGCAAGGTCGGCCGCCGGTCGCGGCTGATCGCTGGCGGCCTGGCGGACCTCCTGATCGATCGGGCCGATCCCGACCGCGAGACGCCCTCGGAGGAATGGATCGAAGCCATGCGGGCCTGCCTTCGGGAACTGCCCGACGCCGGCCGCGAACTGCTGGTGCGGCGCTACGCCGACGGCGAGCCGGCGGAGGCGATGGCGGCGCGGTTGCAGGTCCGGGCTGACGCCCTGAGGCAGAAGCTCCTGAGGCTCCGGCAGGCTGTGAAGGGGTGCGTTGAACGAAAGACGGGGATGTGGCGATGA
- a CDS encoding VOC family protein, with protein sequence MAIAYNEAFIAIGASDFPAVVDFYRRLFGREPDERIRDVYAAFRPPGLHLGIFAPKEANRSEFANPPGAGGGLSLVLGVADVDRARQELASLNPSRPPGPIESTRHGREFYAYDPDGNRLIVVERPPVA encoded by the coding sequence ATGGCCATCGCCTACAACGAAGCGTTCATCGCCATCGGAGCGAGCGACTTCCCCGCCGTGGTGGATTTCTATCGGCGTTTGTTCGGCCGCGAGCCCGATGAGCGAATCCGGGACGTTTACGCGGCGTTCCGTCCGCCGGGTCTGCACCTGGGGATCTTCGCGCCCAAGGAGGCGAACCGCTCGGAGTTCGCCAACCCGCCGGGCGCGGGGGGAGGGCTGAGCCTCGTTCTGGGGGTCGCTGACGTCGACCGGGCCCGCCAGGAGCTGGCGTCTCTCAACCCGTCGCGGCCGCCGGGACCGATCGAGTCGACCCGCCACGGCCGCGAGTTTTACGCCTACGACCCGGACGGCAACCGACTGATCGTCGTCGAGCGGCCGCCTGTCGCGTGA
- a CDS encoding KdsC family phosphatase, whose amino-acid sequence MTKPGGPSADLEERCAAIELLAVDVDGVLTDGRIIVDDQGVESKHFYVRDGLGFALWHKLGKTSAILSGRSAPVVERRAAELKIEHVVQGIADKGEALQALLAKTGKTAKQVCYVGDDLIDLPALRGVGLACCPADAVDEVKAAAHLTTRATGGSGVAREVVELILKAQGLWHDACGPYTSTTT is encoded by the coding sequence ATGACGAAGCCGGGAGGCCCGTCGGCCGACCTCGAAGAGCGTTGCGCGGCGATCGAGCTGCTGGCGGTGGACGTCGACGGCGTCCTGACCGACGGCCGAATCATCGTCGACGACCAGGGCGTGGAGTCGAAGCACTTCTACGTCCGCGACGGCCTGGGCTTCGCCCTCTGGCACAAGCTGGGGAAGACCTCGGCCATCCTCTCCGGGCGGTCGGCCCCGGTCGTCGAGCGTCGCGCGGCCGAGCTGAAGATCGAACACGTCGTCCAGGGGATCGCCGACAAGGGGGAAGCCCTTCAAGCCCTTCTGGCCAAGACAGGTAAAACGGCGAAACAAGTTTGCTACGTAGGCGACGACCTCATCGACCTCCCCGCGCTGCGGGGCGTCGGCCTGGCCTGCTGCCCGGCCGACGCCGTCGACGAGGTGAAAGCCGCGGCCCATCTGACAACTCGCGCGACCGGAGGATCCGGCGTAGCCCGTGAAGTCGTCGAGCTGATCTTGAAGGCGCAGGGACTGTGGCACGACGCTTGCGGTCCCTACACTTCAACGACGACGTAA
- a CDS encoding KpsF/GutQ family sugar-phosphate isomerase → MATISDATTSPIAGVGTEAEALAFARRVLRDEAVALAGVHERLDGSIVKAARLVHDCNGGVIVTGMGKAGLVGQKTAATLASTGTRAYPLHPAEAVHGDLGRIRAGDVVLAFSQSGETEEVLRILPTVRRIGATLVAVTERASSSLGRAADVCIAMGTIAEACPMGLAPSASTTAMMAVGDALALLVAQMREFTPEDFALYHPAGNLGRKLTRVEDVMRTGRDVRTAAPEETVREVFVRLAGPRRRSGAVLVVDGRKNLLGIFTDSDLVRLFERRREAELDRPIAEVMTASPFRAVEGSMLGDAVELMKGRKISELPVVDAEGRLLGLIDVTDLIGASPEDFEE, encoded by the coding sequence ATGGCGACGATCTCCGACGCGACGACGTCCCCAATCGCGGGGGTCGGAACGGAGGCCGAGGCGCTGGCGTTCGCCCGCCGGGTCCTCCGCGACGAGGCCGTGGCGCTGGCCGGCGTCCATGAGCGGCTCGACGGCTCCATTGTGAAGGCCGCAAGGCTGGTCCACGACTGCAACGGCGGCGTGATCGTCACCGGTATGGGGAAGGCGGGTTTGGTGGGACAGAAGACCGCCGCGACGCTGGCCTCCACCGGCACGCGAGCCTATCCCCTGCACCCCGCGGAGGCCGTCCACGGCGACCTCGGCCGCATCCGGGCGGGGGACGTCGTGCTCGCCTTCTCGCAGAGCGGCGAGACCGAGGAAGTCCTGCGCATCCTCCCCACCGTGCGAAGAATCGGCGCGACGCTCGTCGCCGTGACGGAGCGGGCGAGCAGCTCGCTGGGGCGTGCGGCCGACGTCTGCATCGCCATGGGAACGATCGCCGAGGCCTGCCCGATGGGACTGGCGCCGTCCGCCAGCACCACCGCGATGATGGCCGTGGGCGACGCCCTCGCACTGCTCGTCGCCCAGATGCGCGAGTTCACGCCGGAGGACTTCGCCCTCTACCATCCGGCCGGGAATCTGGGCCGCAAGCTGACGCGGGTCGAGGACGTGATGCGGACCGGCCGCGACGTCCGCACGGCCGCGCCCGAGGAAACCGTCCGCGAGGTGTTCGTCCGCCTGGCCGGGCCGCGACGGCGGTCGGGGGCCGTGCTGGTCGTGGACGGGCGGAAGAACCTGCTGGGCATTTTCACGGACAGCGACCTCGTCCGCCTGTTCGAGCGTCGCCGCGAGGCTGAGCTGGACCGGCCGATCGCCGAGGTCATGACCGCCAGCCCATTCCGGGCCGTCGAAGGCTCGATGCTGGGCGATGCGGTGGAGCTTATGAAGGGCCGGAAGATCAGCGAGCTTCCCGTCGTCGACGCGGAAGGCCGGCTGCTGGGCCTGATCGACGTCACCGACCTGATCGGGGCGTCCCCCGAAGACTTCGAGGAGTGA
- a CDS encoding ATP-grasp domain-containing protein, whose amino-acid sequence MCRNSRGCPAASSRLDVARRRDGRWTIVELGDGQGDGVNGISHRSRV is encoded by the coding sequence ATGTGTCGGAACAGCCGCGGGTGCCCAGCCGCCTCCTCTCGACTGGACGTCGCCCGCCGTCGCGACGGCCGTTGGACGATCGTCGAGCTGGGCGACGGCCAGGGCGACGGAGTAAACGGGATCAGCCACCGGAGCCGGGTTTGA
- a CDS encoding M56 family metallopeptidase, translating into MEALLMGEGLAAAVIARVTIILTLAILACIAMRRSSAAMRHCALAAAATASLAAPFLAAFGPTWALPSVGLMKADEPVDPSSPLPVFEFTHEPEVVPGSGRELMAASPRPTIATPVAASAAPWTWSQRVLAIWAVGAVVAAVPALVVGIRLRRLANASQPLVEGRWDAMVDDLRSRLGGVRCVRLLQSDAVASPMTWGVFRPVIVLPTGAETWPEGRLQAVLMHELAHVARRDALAQVPARLACVVYWFHPLAWWTASRMLVERERACDDLVLAAGWRGVDYAQRLLEVAQGLCGRSGFAGVATMTRTSQVEDRVRAILDASRNHRPLGRRGILALAAATTALAVPLSSARLVAQAPQAPAAAPEAARMTISGRVLDPEGKPLARAKVAVVGHRQRAHESAWLEQAAIVLGEGEADGTGRFRIETPRTSSGRYQNANVVAGSPGFGLGWSAFNLDDAAPTVDVSLQPEQPVELRFLTPEGQPAAGLAVRTLSLTRELPPPARPDPAVRNLVGVNMSPQVPPVLAGLWRGEWNTDDEGRIHLTGLGRGVWASLNLDDPRYFLDLAFAKADAPEGTKRIEVKLKSSLRISGRITGGDDGQPIPDAIVHLITRVNAAGAARGGTARTDAQGPYEVSLPPKSSNLEITISPPPGSPYLTRHEEFPKVPDAMSQTFDLMIPRGVLIEGRVRDRDDRPIADATVCYTPDVDEPTSGPSNLSGRTAGVSSGNDGRFIIAVAPGKGTLSVNAATQDYALKEAVGAYHVRDHAHAFLAYDVHAGQAPVTVNAILDPGSKIVGRVEDPEGRPVDHAEIITAASFAHSRFTWGGTYTIPVRDGRFEIPGVTAGRPTKCWFFDAEHGLGTVVELDPAQAAGGPITVKLQPSGEARMRVVDIQGQPYSASAPLLSIVAEPGPPRLHLARGIPLTEEESKQPLALETPYILFDRRNYGRTVVKKPDADGRASFPQLIPGATYRIYEPTLNGGVETLRWRDFTVAPGQTIDLGDVRIKPGSGG; encoded by the coding sequence ATGGAAGCGCTCTTGATGGGAGAAGGTCTCGCGGCGGCCGTCATCGCGAGGGTCACGATCATCCTGACGCTCGCGATCCTGGCCTGCATCGCGATGCGTCGGAGTTCCGCGGCGATGCGGCATTGCGCCCTCGCCGCGGCCGCGACGGCGAGCCTCGCCGCGCCGTTCCTCGCGGCCTTCGGCCCAACCTGGGCGCTGCCGTCCGTAGGGTTGATGAAGGCCGATGAGCCGGTCGACCCATCGTCACCGCTTCCCGTGTTCGAGTTTACTCACGAACCAGAGGTGGTTCCTGGGTCTGGTCGCGAGTTGATGGCCGCTTCTCCGCGGCCCACGATCGCGACTCCCGTCGCAGCTTCTGCTGCCCCGTGGACCTGGTCGCAAAGGGTCCTGGCCATCTGGGCCGTCGGAGCCGTGGTCGCGGCGGTCCCCGCCCTGGTCGTCGGAATCAGACTCCGCAGGCTGGCGAACGCGTCGCAACCGCTGGTCGAAGGGCGTTGGGACGCGATGGTGGACGACCTCCGAAGCCGACTCGGGGGCGTTCGATGCGTCCGGCTGCTCCAATCAGACGCCGTCGCCTCACCGATGACGTGGGGCGTGTTTCGACCGGTGATCGTGCTGCCGACAGGCGCGGAGACCTGGCCGGAGGGTCGCCTTCAGGCCGTCTTGATGCACGAGCTGGCGCACGTCGCCCGCCGCGACGCCCTGGCGCAGGTCCCGGCCCGGCTGGCCTGCGTCGTCTACTGGTTCCACCCGCTGGCCTGGTGGACGGCTTCGCGGATGCTCGTCGAGCGCGAGCGGGCCTGCGACGACCTGGTTCTCGCCGCCGGCTGGCGAGGCGTCGACTACGCCCAGCGCTTGCTGGAAGTCGCCCAGGGGCTCTGCGGCCGATCCGGCTTCGCAGGGGTCGCGACGATGACTCGGACTTCCCAGGTCGAGGACCGCGTCCGGGCGATCCTCGACGCCTCGCGCAATCATCGCCCCCTGGGACGCCGCGGCATCCTCGCCCTCGCCGCCGCGACCACCGCGCTGGCCGTCCCGCTGTCCTCGGCAAGGCTCGTCGCCCAGGCTCCTCAGGCCCCCGCAGCCGCCCCGGAGGCCGCGCGAATGACGATCTCGGGTCGGGTGCTCGATCCGGAAGGGAAGCCGCTCGCGAGGGCGAAGGTCGCGGTGGTGGGCCATCGTCAGCGGGCGCATGAATCAGCCTGGCTGGAGCAAGCGGCGATCGTGCTGGGTGAAGGCGAAGCCGACGGCACCGGCCGGTTCCGCATCGAGACCCCGCGAACCTCGTCGGGTCGTTACCAGAATGCCAATGTTGTGGCCGGCTCGCCTGGATTCGGCCTGGGCTGGAGCGCGTTTAACCTCGACGACGCCGCGCCCACGGTCGATGTCTCCTTGCAGCCAGAACAACCCGTCGAACTCCGCTTCCTCACCCCTGAAGGACAGCCCGCGGCCGGCCTGGCGGTGCGAACGCTCAGCCTGACAAGAGAATTGCCCCCGCCGGCGAGACCCGATCCGGCTGTCCGCAATCTCGTCGGAGTGAACATGTCCCCGCAAGTGCCTCCAGTGTTGGCGGGCCTATGGCGGGGCGAGTGGAACACGGACGACGAGGGTCGGATCCACCTCACCGGCCTCGGCCGTGGCGTGTGGGCGAGCCTCAACCTCGACGATCCGCGATACTTCCTCGACCTGGCGTTCGCCAAGGCGGACGCACCCGAAGGCACGAAGCGGATCGAGGTGAAGCTGAAATCCTCGTTGAGGATCTCAGGTCGAATTACAGGAGGCGACGACGGCCAGCCGATCCCTGACGCGATCGTCCATCTGATCACGAGGGTCAACGCCGCGGGCGCGGCCCGAGGCGGGACGGCCCGGACCGATGCGCAGGGACCGTATGAAGTCTCACTTCCCCCCAAATCTTCGAACTTGGAAATCACGATCTCCCCTCCGCCCGGATCGCCGTATCTCACTCGGCACGAAGAATTCCCGAAGGTCCCCGACGCCATGTCCCAGACCTTCGACCTGATGATCCCGCGCGGCGTGCTGATCGAAGGCCGCGTCCGTGATCGTGACGACCGGCCGATCGCCGATGCAACCGTCTGCTACACCCCGGACGTAGACGAACCCACATCGGGTCCGAGCAACCTCTCGGGACGAACGGCGGGCGTCTCCAGCGGGAACGACGGCCGTTTCATCATTGCCGTCGCTCCAGGCAAGGGGACGTTGTCGGTGAACGCAGCGACGCAGGACTACGCACTCAAAGAAGCGGTCGGTGCGTATCACGTCCGCGATCACGCCCATGCCTTCCTGGCCTACGACGTCCATGCAGGACAGGCTCCCGTCACGGTCAACGCCATCCTGGATCCGGGCTCGAAGATCGTCGGCCGCGTCGAGGACCCGGAGGGTCGGCCCGTTGATCACGCGGAGATCATCACGGCGGCCTCCTTCGCCCACAGCCGATTCACCTGGGGAGGCACATACACGATCCCCGTACGCGATGGACGTTTCGAGATCCCCGGCGTGACGGCGGGTCGCCCGACGAAGTGCTGGTTCTTCGACGCCGAGCACGGGCTGGGCACCGTGGTCGAACTCGATCCCGCCCAGGCGGCCGGCGGCCCGATCACCGTCAAGCTTCAGCCCTCCGGCGAGGCTCGCATGCGAGTCGTCGACATTCAGGGCCAGCCTTACTCGGCAAGCGCTCCGCTTCTCTCCATCGTCGCCGAGCCCGGCCCCCCCAGGCTCCACCTTGCCAGAGGAATCCCCTTGACTGAGGAGGAAAGCAAGCAGCCCCTCGCTCTGGAGACCCCATACATTCTCTTCGACCGCCGAAATTACGGGCGCACCGTCGTCAAAAAACCAGACGCCGACGGCCGCGCGAGCTTCCCCCAGCTGATCCCCGGCGCGACGTATCGAATTTACGAGCCCACCTTGAACGGCGGCGTCGAGACTCTCCGCTGGCGTGACTTCACCGTCGCTCCGGGGCAGACCATCGACCTGGGCGACGTCAGAATCAAACCCGGCTCCGGTGGCTGA